ATGCAGTATTTTATTCTTCTATACTTAGCAAAAGCCTCAACTAGCACAAACTTTCTTCAATGCTGATCATAATTACATCAGTGTTGATGATCTGATTGTCAATCAGCTTAACACCATGGATAGTGTCAGAGATGGGTTATTATTTGTTTGAGAGAAGTGTATGTACCTGCTAGGCCAACAAAAAGCCCAAATATCAATATCCCCGCAATTACCACCAGCTCAAACCCGAAAATTCGAGCAGCTTTGTTAATCCTAAGGTAGCAGAGGCATGGTAACAACATCGAAACAGAGATACTCAAAAAAGCGCCAATAAAAGCCATCATATAGCCGAAAAATGGGATAGTTAATGCCACCGCTAAAACACTGATCATAATTGCAGTTCTTATAAGAATACTTAGAGGTTTGGTGCTGTTGAGACGAAATGTGTCTTCGATAGCGTTAGCAATTGGAGCAGTGACAACTGCATACTTTGTCAGGGGATTAATCAGAGTAGTGTATATAGCTATTTTTGCACTGACTTTTCTTATAGGAAGGTTTAATGTCACTTGAGACTTCAAATATTCTCCATACATAAGGTAACCCAGAACTGCCATTAGTGCATAGGTGATGGTACTTGTGATAAAGCAAACAAGTAAAACCTGCAATGAGATAGCGAAAGAAAGTTAGATGATCCTTCTTTTCTCATTCGGTAGATTTAATGATgcatttgattttgaattagGAAAAACAGATTTGCTGATGCCATATGTGTGATGAGATGGCATATATTTCGAATAAATTACACTCATTTGCCACTTACCCCAGGAATATTAAGCTATTATATGTCCGTCATACATTCCTTGGCCATGTTTAATTTACTGGTATAGGCAAGTATTTTCTAAACTGCACGAGTACCATACCTTAGAAAATTGGCTTTTATCTTTCATGGAATTACATAATATCGGGAAAACAGCATGACCACAATAACAGAAGGTAAACAAACTTATAGCAGTAGGCAAACCACCCCAGTTCCAAAGCACATCTCCTTCATGGAACCCAACACCATCAGCAGCACCATCCCAGATAACACAAGCAAGCAACACAAAAGTAGCGAAAACACCTCCAGCGGAAACATAAGCCAGCATACCTAAACTCCTCAACCATGTTGTTGGCAAGATTACAAGGGCTGTTAGCAGAATAAACCCTCGTTTACCTCCAATTTTTAGTCCAGCTAGTTTCAAACTGATCAAATCAGGAAACAACTTGTTTAGATTGTCACCTTCTAGAATCAAGAACTCTACTGCTACTAAATATAGTTCAAGATACAGGAAGATGGATACTAGAGCTCTTCCTTTGTATCCAAAAGCTCTTTCTCCTATGTCTGGATAGGTTTTGATAACTGGATCTGCATCCATGCATCGTCGAAGGAGTAACCCTGTATACCAGCATAATATTGCCAccacaaaaagaagaattaagcTCAACCATCCTCCTTGAGAAAGTGCATATGGAATTGATAGGATTCCAACTCCTACAAAACAGGACAAATTATTATGCATTTGGAATGTAATGTAGTTATTGACAGGGACAACAAAGTAACATGTAACATAGATGCATGTTACTTATTTTTAGTGTCATCATGACACATAGAAGAAAAGtgagaaagaaattaagaagagACCAGTTAACGTATTAACTCCATTGAAACAAGTTCTAAGGAAGGTGGTGCCACTGCCAGATTCCTCCTGTGCTCGTGGAAGCTGGTTTTGGCTCTCCATTTCCTCTCTTCTTGTAGGAAGTGCCACTTTATTGGTCACCCACTATCCATTTTTAGCTACTTATATAAGTGTTTTGAGTAAATCCTCTAGTCTCATCATGACTTTCTGCTCCAGTAACATGGAAAAATGCATGTTTgagtatttgttttatttgacGTGATAAGACTCTTGGACTTTAAGCCAAAAGAAATTTCGTTGAAGGGCATGATGGCATTAACGGGTATGAGCCTTGACCAACCGTCCattttcttcctctttctGTATTGTTcttctatattaaaaatttgaaaatttaaagcTTGTTGGGAATGTTTATAACGCACCTTAATAATTCAAAAGAGATATATTctctaaaagagaaaaagaagaaatcatATCTTTGTTGCTGATTTATTtctattgtttttattatttaagagattagaaaatattgttgATGGACTTGCACTATAAATAAGTGTGAACAGAAAAGGGAACCAACTCACATGTCACCACCATTACCGGTCTTTCGTGTATATGGCGATGGTAATTTTTTGTTCTCTCTTTGTAGGCAATTGAATTGGATAAGTCCCCCAGCTGTTTTGGGATACTTATGCTCGGATAAGGAAGCCATTGAAAAGAATCTCACTGCTGTAATGATTGAAAGAGATGCAAAAGGGGTTGTAAAACTGTTCAGAGGGTAGTGCATCCAACTTCTGATTTTGCTACGGCCATTTAAAGattctaaaatattagcaTCCAGATTTTCTTTCATGTCTCTTACTTTTGTTCTTAGATGTGACGGGGCTGTCACAAATTTGTCCAGACAATAAATCACCAAATCTCTTACAACTTACACGTAGTTCGACGTTGTAAAagcttttttaaatttgtgtattaattaaataa
The Ricinus communis isolate WT05 ecotype wild-type chromosome 1, ASM1957865v1, whole genome shotgun sequence DNA segment above includes these coding regions:
- the LOC8281806 gene encoding amino acid transporter AVT1I isoform X1, encoding MESQNQLPRAQEESGSGTTFLRTCFNGVNTLTGVGILSIPYALSQGGWLSLILLFVVAILCWYTGLLLRRCMDADPVIKTYPDIGERAFGYKGRALVSIFLYLELYLVAVEFLILEGDNLNKLFPDLISLKLAGLKIGGKRGFILLTALVILPTTWLRSLGMLAYVSAGGVFATFVLLACVIWDGAADGVGFHEGDVLWNWGGLPTAISLFTFCYCGHAVFPILCNSMKDKSQFSKVLLVCFITSTITYALMAVLGYLMYGEYLKSQVTLNLPIRKVSAKIAIYTTLINPLTKYAVVTAPIANAIEDTFRLNSTKPLSILIRTAIMISVLAVALTIPFFGYMMAFIGAFLSISVSMLLPCLCYLRINKAARIFGFELVVIAGILIFGLFVGLAGTYTSLKQIITHL
- the LOC8281806 gene encoding amino acid transporter AVT1I isoform X2; translation: MDADPVIKTYPDIGERAFGYKGRALVSIFLYLELYLVAVEFLILEGDNLNKLFPDLISLKLAGLKIGGKRGFILLTALVILPTTWLRSLGMLAYVSAGGVFATFVLLACVIWDGAADGVGFHEGDVLWNWGGLPTAISLFTFCYCGHAVFPILCNSMKDKSQFSKVLLVCFITSTITYALMAVLGYLMYGEYLKSQVTLNLPIRKVSAKIAIYTTLINPLTKYAVVTAPIANAIEDTFRLNSTKPLSILIRTAIMISVLAVALTIPFFGYMMAFIGAFLSISVSMLLPCLCYLRINKAARIFGFELVVIAGILIFGLFVGLAGTYTSLKQIITHL